A genomic window from Anthonomus grandis grandis chromosome 2, icAntGran1.3, whole genome shotgun sequence includes:
- the LOC126748725 gene encoding gem-associated protein 8-like — protein sequence MNNKVKKSPKKKLQLDQTVCQKTISKKYKKNAKRRSRRKKSKRTYYSMLKNERIVKNADDLCDRLQEFSVVDCNMKPMCEMNQLPPEITEWQNQDQIAYWKSRAITLEIENKMLRKHLRNVYTQQIEYYQQPQWQEITHNDTNDLPQTSQPEKECVNTLTKSETEPEPMVNRLKEMEKIYGDKAAKIMGMETAIQLNYEKLVEEGSLTYWPNVAINL from the exons AtgaataataaagtaaaaaagtcCCCTAAGAAAAAACTGCAGTTGGATCAAACGGTTTGCCAAAAGACCATATcgaaaaaatacaagaaaaacgcCAAAAGGAGAAGTCGCAGGAAGAAAAGTAAAAGAACATACTATAGCATGCTGAAGAACGAACGGATCGTAAAAAATGCTGACGACTTATGCGACAGGCTTCAGGAGTTTAGTGTGGTCGACTGTAATATGAAACCTATGTGTGAAATGAACCAGTTGCCCCCTGAAATTACCGAATGGCAAAACCAG gacCAAATAGCTTACTGGAAATCCAGAGCCATAACCTTAGAAATTGAGAACAAAATGCTTAGGAAACATCTGCGAAATGTGTACACCCAACAAATAGAATATTATCAGCAACCGCAATGGCAAGAGATTACACATAATGACACCAATGACTTACCACAAACTTCACAGCCTGAAAAAGAATGTGTAAATACTCTGACAAAATCTGAGACTGAGCCTGAACCTATGGTCAATAGGCTgaaagaaatggaaaaaatttatgGTGACAAAGCAGCTAAAATCATGGGGATGGAGACGGCTATTCagttaaattatgaaaagttGGTCGAAGAAGGCTCTTTGACCTATTGGCCTAATGTCGCtataaatttatag